The Sulfurospirillum halorespirans DSM 13726 genome has a window encoding:
- a CDS encoding DUF2238 domain-containing protein, whose translation MNQYLWILIFSVVFVWSGINPKDQFTWFLEVFPAIIGVIFLLATYKTFKLTPLLYVFILLHCIILMVGGHYTYAEVPLFDTLRDMFHSDRNNYDKLGHFFQGFVPALLAREILIRKKVINGRAWLNYSIISIILAFSAFYELVEWWVAIATGEDAEAFLGTQGYQWDTQSDMAFALLGGFASLLSLSSIHDKQLKKIL comes from the coding sequence ATGAATCAATATTTATGGATACTCATTTTTTCAGTAGTCTTTGTTTGGTCTGGTATCAATCCTAAAGATCAATTTACATGGTTTTTGGAAGTTTTTCCTGCAATCATTGGCGTGATCTTTCTTCTTGCAACCTATAAAACATTTAAGCTGACACCTTTACTGTATGTTTTTATTTTACTTCATTGTATTATTTTGATGGTGGGTGGGCATTATACGTATGCTGAAGTACCTTTATTTGATACGTTAAGAGATATGTTTCATTCCGATAGAAATAATTATGATAAATTAGGTCATTTTTTCCAAGGATTTGTGCCTGCTTTATTAGCCAGAGAAATATTGATTCGCAAAAAAGTGATCAATGGACGAGCGTGGCTGAATTATAGTATTATCTCTATTATCTTAGCTTTTAGTGCCTTTTATGAATTAGTAGAATGGTGGGTTGCCATAGCAACGGGAGAAGATGCTGAAGCATTTTTGGGCACACAAGGGTATCAGTGGGATACACAATCGGATATGGCGTTTGCACTTTTGGGTGGATTTGCCTCTCTGCTTAGTTTATCGTCTATCCATGACAAGCAGTTGAAAAAAATTTTATAA
- the purL gene encoding phosphoribosylformylglycinamidine synthase subunit PurL, giving the protein MENLDAVLKKHKLTKDEYENILNILGREPNMLEIGIFSSMWSEHCSYKSSKKYLNGFPTKAPWVIQGPGENAGVIDVGDGMAAVFKMESHNHPSFIEPYQGAATGVGGILRDVFTMGARPVANMNSLRFGNVTNNDDTSHHQRYLVRGVVAGIGGYGNCMGVPTIGGETFFDESYNGNILVNAFTLGLAKSDEIFYGKAEGLGNPVVYVGSKTGRDGLGGAVMASDSFTEANKSLRPTVQVGDPFAEKLLLEACLELFKTDYIVGIQDMGAAGLTSSSFEMAGRSGSGMIMHLDKVPAREEGMQPFEFMLSESQERMLICAKKGYEDKVVDIFRKWDLNAEIIGEVTTTGNMELFWHGERVADMPVQPVSEQAPIYDRPTKEPAYLALIKNTTINDFAKVDNQKAFDTLLNSVEVSDKTWIFNQYDSTVQTNTIKAPGSLDASVIRIKENGKALSMSSDCNPRYNYIDPKMGAAAAVAESGRNVAMSGARPLAITDCLNYGNPENPEVMWQFAQGCYGIKEACAKLNTPVVSGNVSLYNETNGVGVFPTPAIVMVGLNDDANKTLPSSFQKEGASIYLIGDTQSDFGGSLYMKELFGKVEGTLAELNYDKELKLWGLVIEANKKGFLNAAKDVNVGGIAIALAKMVAKSKKGVTCKLPCNDSKDIFAESFSRAIVEVNDEAGFESMAKTVGITITKIGTVGGSSFTCNDISKSVEAIKERYFNRFAEVIEQDI; this is encoded by the coding sequence ATGGAAAATTTAGACGCAGTGTTAAAAAAACATAAGTTAACCAAAGACGAATATGAAAATATTTTGAACATTTTAGGACGTGAGCCAAACATGCTAGAGATCGGCATCTTCTCGTCTATGTGGAGTGAGCACTGCTCGTATAAATCCAGTAAAAAATACCTCAATGGTTTCCCAACCAAAGCGCCATGGGTGATTCAAGGACCGGGTGAAAATGCAGGTGTTATCGATGTAGGCGATGGCATGGCGGCAGTCTTTAAGATGGAGTCACACAATCATCCAAGCTTCATCGAGCCTTACCAAGGTGCAGCAACGGGTGTTGGCGGCATTTTAAGAGATGTTTTCACGATGGGTGCGCGTCCTGTGGCCAATATGAACTCGCTGCGTTTTGGCAATGTGACGAATAATGACGACACATCGCATCATCAACGCTACCTCGTACGTGGTGTTGTTGCAGGTATCGGCGGATACGGTAACTGTATGGGTGTTCCTACCATCGGTGGCGAGACGTTCTTTGATGAGAGTTACAATGGCAATATCTTGGTTAACGCATTTACACTAGGTCTTGCAAAAAGTGATGAAATTTTTTACGGAAAAGCTGAAGGACTTGGTAACCCTGTGGTTTATGTTGGCTCAAAAACAGGTCGCGATGGACTGGGTGGCGCGGTTATGGCGAGCGATAGCTTTACAGAAGCCAACAAAAGCTTACGTCCAACCGTTCAAGTAGGTGATCCTTTTGCTGAGAAACTCCTTTTGGAAGCGTGTTTAGAACTCTTTAAAACAGACTATATCGTGGGTATCCAAGATATGGGAGCTGCGGGATTGACGTCGAGTTCATTTGAGATGGCAGGACGCAGTGGTAGTGGTATGATCATGCACTTAGATAAAGTTCCAGCACGCGAAGAGGGTATGCAACCGTTTGAATTTATGCTCTCTGAATCACAAGAGCGAATGCTCATTTGTGCGAAAAAAGGGTATGAAGACAAAGTCGTTGACATCTTTAGAAAATGGGATCTTAACGCTGAAATTATTGGTGAAGTAACCACAACGGGAAATATGGAACTCTTCTGGCATGGTGAGAGAGTGGCGGATATGCCCGTACAACCTGTGAGTGAGCAAGCGCCTATTTATGATAGACCAACCAAAGAGCCAGCTTATTTGGCTTTGATTAAAAACACAACGATCAATGACTTTGCAAAAGTAGACAACCAAAAGGCGTTTGATACTCTTCTAAATTCTGTCGAAGTGAGCGATAAAACATGGATTTTCAATCAATACGATTCAACGGTACAAACCAATACGATCAAAGCACCAGGAAGTTTGGATGCAAGTGTGATTCGCATCAAAGAAAACGGCAAAGCACTTTCGATGAGTAGTGACTGTAATCCACGTTATAATTACATCGACCCTAAAATGGGCGCTGCTGCTGCGGTAGCTGAGAGTGGAAGAAATGTTGCTATGAGTGGCGCACGCCCACTAGCGATTACTGATTGTCTCAACTATGGAAACCCTGAAAACCCAGAAGTCATGTGGCAGTTTGCACAAGGCTGTTACGGTATCAAAGAGGCGTGTGCAAAACTGAATACGCCAGTTGTCAGCGGTAACGTCTCTCTTTACAACGAAACCAATGGCGTTGGCGTTTTCCCAACCCCTGCGATCGTTATGGTAGGTTTGAATGATGATGCGAACAAAACGCTTCCATCAAGCTTCCAAAAAGAGGGCGCTTCGATTTATCTCATCGGCGATACTCAAAGTGATTTTGGTGGTAGTTTGTATATGAAAGAGCTTTTTGGCAAAGTCGAGGGAACACTCGCTGAACTGAATTACGACAAAGAGTTGAAACTCTGGGGGCTTGTTATCGAAGCCAATAAAAAAGGTTTCTTGAATGCGGCTAAAGATGTCAATGTGGGCGGTATCGCTATCGCGTTGGCAAAAATGGTTGCTAAGAGTAAAAAAGGCGTTACATGTAAACTACCATGTAACGATTCCAAAGACATTTTTGCGGAGAGTTTCTCTCGTGCGATCGTTGAAGTCAACGATGAAGCAGGTTTTGAGTCAATGGCAAAAACTGTTGGTATTACCATTACGAAAATCGGAACGGTTGGCGGTTCTAGCTTTACATGTAATGATATTTCTAAATCAGTTGAAGCAATCAAAGAGCGTTACTTTAACCGTTTTGCTGAAGTGATTGAACAAGATATCTAA
- a CDS encoding putative bifunctional diguanylate cyclase/phosphodiesterase, with translation MHIRISPLRIVLIYALFATLWILFSDRLVESLIDNVAYLTLIQTYKGLFFIIVTSLLLYGLIRARVTELEMMQKKLQVHEERLEYVIQGANLGYWDWDYVHQHHVVNDKWLSFLGLKREDIEDDVTDWEERIHPEDRMIAHKAVEHTIKHHQPYNVEFRMLHKDGHWVWIEGSGAVVERNAKTGAPLRLAGTHRDISDRKNAQRDMLFLAHNDTLTKLPNRAYLRQELEQRLMEESSLCFLFLDLDRFKTINDMYGHTIGDKVIQVVAERLKSVLNPSDFIARVGGDEFVILSNEALHVETLCQKLIKGLDAPIAISDEHFKLSVSIGVACSPNDGKSFEALFKNADTAMYEAKNHSTKNYLFYTPSMTEHLLTISKFDNDLKHAIEYDEFILHYQPQINLHSNAIIGMEALVRWQHPVKGLLSPYNFIARAEETRLIIPLGLFIFKKALEQAKRWQDENFFNGIIAINISNVQIEEEDFIEQIEAIRQKIEVSALSIELEVTESSFMNNPMHSSKTLQKLENLGYKISIDDFGTGYSSLSYLKQLPLHKLKIDRSFIRDLPRDRDDQAISKAIIALGKTLELEVLAEGVETEEQKVFLIENGCDSMQGFLFAKPMSAEALESFLHQN, from the coding sequence ATGCACATTCGTATCAGTCCGTTACGTATTGTTCTTATTTATGCACTTTTCGCGACACTGTGGATTCTCTTTTCTGACCGTTTGGTTGAGTCTTTGATCGATAATGTTGCTTATCTAACGCTTATTCAGACTTACAAAGGACTTTTTTTTATTATTGTCACTTCTTTACTTCTTTATGGGCTGATTCGCGCGCGAGTGACGGAGTTGGAGATGATGCAAAAAAAGCTCCAAGTGCATGAAGAGCGTTTGGAATATGTGATTCAAGGAGCCAATCTTGGGTATTGGGATTGGGACTACGTGCATCAACACCATGTTGTAAACGATAAATGGCTCTCTTTTTTAGGATTAAAACGCGAAGATATTGAGGATGATGTTACCGATTGGGAGGAGCGCATTCATCCTGAAGATCGTATGATAGCCCATAAAGCGGTTGAACATACTATTAAACACCATCAACCCTATAATGTAGAGTTTCGTATGCTTCATAAGGATGGGCATTGGGTTTGGATCGAGGGGTCTGGTGCTGTGGTGGAACGCAATGCAAAAACAGGTGCACCGCTTCGCCTTGCAGGAACCCATCGTGACATCAGTGATCGTAAAAATGCCCAAAGAGACATGCTTTTTCTAGCCCATAACGATACGCTAACGAAACTTCCCAATCGTGCATACCTGAGGCAAGAGCTTGAACAGCGCTTGATGGAAGAGTCGTCGTTGTGCTTTTTATTTTTAGACTTGGATCGTTTCAAAACCATTAACGATATGTATGGGCACACGATAGGCGATAAAGTGATTCAAGTGGTAGCCGAACGGTTAAAATCTGTGTTGAATCCTTCTGATTTTATTGCCCGTGTTGGTGGCGATGAGTTTGTCATCTTGAGCAATGAAGCTTTACATGTAGAAACGTTGTGCCAAAAACTCATCAAAGGTTTGGACGCGCCCATTGCCATTTCCGATGAGCACTTTAAGCTTAGTGTAAGCATCGGTGTTGCGTGTTCCCCCAATGATGGAAAAAGTTTTGAAGCACTTTTTAAAAATGCCGATACAGCCATGTATGAAGCTAAAAATCACTCCACAAAAAATTATCTTTTTTACACACCATCGATGACAGAACATCTTTTAACGATCTCAAAATTTGACAACGATCTCAAACATGCCATTGAATACGATGAATTTATCCTGCATTATCAACCGCAGATCAACCTTCATAGCAATGCCATTATTGGCATGGAGGCGCTTGTGCGATGGCAACACCCTGTGAAGGGTTTGCTCTCTCCTTACAATTTCATTGCAAGGGCGGAAGAGACCAGACTTATTATCCCCCTTGGATTGTTTATTTTCAAAAAAGCGTTGGAGCAGGCGAAACGATGGCAAGACGAGAATTTTTTCAATGGCATCATCGCGATTAATATCTCCAATGTTCAGATTGAAGAAGAAGATTTTATCGAGCAGATCGAGGCGATACGCCAAAAAATAGAAGTGAGTGCGCTCAGCATTGAACTTGAAGTCACGGAGAGCAGTTTTATGAACAACCCGATGCACTCTTCCAAAACATTGCAAAAACTTGAAAATTTGGGCTATAAAATCTCGATTGATGATTTTGGAACGGGCTATTCGTCTCTGAGTTATCTCAAACAATTACCCCTGCATAAACTCAAAATTGACCGCTCTTTTATACGCGATTTACCGCGTGATAGAGACGATCAAGCAATCTCAAAAGCGATCATTGCGCTTGGCAAAACCTTGGAGCTGGAAGTTTTAGCCGAAGGTGTGGAGACTGAGGAGCAAAAAGTGTTTTTAATCGAAAATGGATGTGACAGCATGCAAGGTTTTCTGTTTGCAAAACCCATGAGTGCTGAAGCGTTGGAGAGCTTTTTGCATCAAAACTAA
- the tatB gene encoding Sec-independent protein translocase protein TatB, which translates to MFGMGIGEILVIAIIAIIFLGPEKLPEAMVKGAKFFKSFKNSINDVKSSFEQEMKIQELKDEALTYKKKLDEVATSARKVITFDELEEIKKTTQGVNDSLKELESSVKESAALETSSPVVSEPIHVQVIETPKETKKEENV; encoded by the coding sequence ATGTTTGGTATGGGAATAGGAGAAATCCTTGTTATTGCAATTATTGCTATTATATTTTTAGGACCAGAGAAACTTCCCGAAGCCATGGTCAAAGGTGCAAAATTCTTCAAATCCTTCAAAAACAGCATCAATGATGTCAAAAGTAGTTTTGAGCAAGAGATGAAAATCCAAGAACTCAAAGATGAAGCGCTTACGTATAAGAAAAAGTTGGATGAAGTAGCTACCAGTGCACGTAAAGTTATTACATTTGATGAACTTGAAGAGATCAAAAAAACAACCCAAGGGGTCAATGATTCCTTAAAAGAGCTCGAAAGCAGTGTCAAAGAGAGTGCTGCTCTTGAGACATCTTCACCTGTAGTGAGTGAGCCCATCCACGTTCAAGTGATCGAAACACCCAAAGAGACAAAAAAAGAGGAAAATGTATAA
- the tatC gene encoding twin-arginine translocase subunit TatC produces the protein MFDELKPHLAELRKRLSVSLVTILVMFLICFSFWQPILSWMIAPLKAVLPEGSNVIFTGVQEPFFTAMKVAFFAGFILSLPVIFWQFWLFVAPGLYDNEKKLVIPFVFAATMMFAIGASFCYYVVVPLAFAFLIGFGSALFTALPSIGEYVGFFTKFLVGFGLSFEMPVVIFFFAKLGLVDDKGLKEFFRYAIVIIFVVAGILTPPDILSQFLMAAPLLILYGISILVAKIVNPYIPPENDDTEEEPEPKSEE, from the coding sequence ATGTTTGATGAGTTAAAGCCCCATTTAGCAGAACTTCGTAAAAGACTTTCCGTTTCACTCGTTACTATTTTAGTCATGTTTCTTATCTGTTTTTCATTTTGGCAACCTATTCTTTCATGGATGATAGCCCCTCTTAAAGCCGTACTTCCAGAAGGAAGCAATGTCATTTTTACCGGCGTTCAAGAGCCTTTCTTCACCGCAATGAAAGTCGCCTTTTTTGCAGGATTTATTCTCTCACTCCCTGTTATTTTTTGGCAATTTTGGCTTTTTGTCGCTCCTGGGCTTTACGATAACGAAAAAAAACTGGTGATTCCTTTTGTGTTTGCGGCAACAATGATGTTTGCCATAGGCGCCTCTTTTTGCTACTACGTTGTTGTCCCATTAGCCTTTGCTTTTCTTATTGGTTTTGGTAGTGCTCTGTTTACCGCACTTCCTAGCATTGGTGAATACGTTGGCTTCTTCACAAAATTTTTAGTTGGATTTGGACTCTCCTTTGAAATGCCCGTTGTTATCTTCTTCTTTGCCAAACTAGGACTTGTGGATGACAAAGGCTTAAAAGAGTTTTTCCGCTATGCCATTGTCATTATCTTTGTTGTGGCAGGTATTTTAACGCCTCCGGATATTCTCTCTCAATTTTTAATGGCAGCACCGCTTCTCATACTTTACGGTATCTCTATTTTGGTCGCCAAAATTGTCAATCCATACATTCCACCTGAAAATGATGACACCGAAGAAGAGCCTGAACCAAAGAGTGAGGAATAG
- the queA gene encoding tRNA preQ1(34) S-adenosylmethionine ribosyltransferase-isomerase QueA encodes MIATHPVEPRDEARLLVFDRHSGRITHTHFKHLFDFLPSDIAVLLNDTKVIKARVFGKKESGGEVEVLLNAPLQENLYSVYIRGRVKVGTKLFFDEKMLAKIIELKEDGTRVVAFFQAEKPLHTQALFDVLDKIGHIPLPPYIKREDTDEDSVDYQTVFAKEQGAVAAPTASLHFTDTMFEALKKRYETHFLTLHVGAGTFKPVEAEHIKDHVMHSEIYAIPPFTCKLIESPKNILAVGTTVTRTVEYFVRTKEPVGKCDLFLHPQNPPLRVNHLLTNFHLPKSTLIMLVASFIGIEQTLELYEEAVKERYRFFSYGDAMLIV; translated from the coding sequence CTGATCGCCACACATCCCGTTGAACCTAGGGATGAGGCGAGGCTTTTGGTGTTTGATCGCCACAGTGGACGCATCACACACACCCATTTTAAACACCTTTTTGATTTTTTACCTTCCGATATTGCCGTACTTCTCAATGACACCAAAGTCATTAAAGCACGTGTTTTTGGCAAAAAAGAGAGTGGCGGCGAGGTTGAAGTACTGCTGAACGCTCCTTTGCAAGAAAACCTCTACTCGGTCTACATCAGGGGCCGTGTCAAAGTAGGAACAAAGCTCTTTTTTGATGAAAAGATGCTCGCCAAAATTATAGAACTCAAAGAGGACGGCACGCGTGTCGTTGCCTTTTTTCAAGCAGAAAAACCCTTGCACACCCAAGCGCTTTTCGACGTGTTAGATAAAATCGGACACATTCCACTCCCACCGTACATCAAACGTGAAGACACAGACGAAGACAGTGTGGATTATCAAACAGTCTTTGCCAAAGAGCAAGGCGCTGTGGCTGCACCAACCGCTTCATTGCACTTTACCGACACGATGTTTGAAGCGTTAAAAAAGCGTTACGAAACTCACTTTTTAACCTTACATGTAGGCGCAGGAACGTTTAAACCCGTCGAAGCCGAACACATCAAAGATCATGTCATGCACTCCGAGATTTACGCTATTCCACCGTTTACATGTAAACTGATTGAAAGCCCAAAAAACATCTTAGCCGTTGGAACAACCGTCACACGAACGGTAGAGTATTTTGTCAGAACGAAAGAGCCTGTTGGAAAATGCGATCTCTTTTTGCATCCCCAAAATCCCCCACTTCGCGTCAACCATCTCTTAACCAACTTTCACCTTCCCAAATCAACACTCATCATGTTGGTCGCTTCATTTATAGGCATCGAACAAACGCTTGAACTCTACGAAGAAGCCGTGAAAGAACGCTATCGTTTCTTCTCTTATGGCGATGCAATGTTGATCGTTTAA
- a CDS encoding ShlB/FhaC/HecB family hemolysin secretion/activation protein: MAFRIQFLLVLLCLLGNKYAIFADSITDAINQREQFEKQKEVFEKLDKRQDENIMRYNVEKPELLPKQDEQCFQIKSISDEGITLLSHDEKQALYDNYRGKCNSLTDLSNLARELTALYLEKGYITSQVYIKPQNISSGEVTLYAVEGKVAQIVPDELYINSAFMGQKDDYLNLRDLENAVETINRLPSNHAKMDLIPSSEVGYTDVSIENNTTNRINGSIGINNFGTKKTGDKQGSLALNVDNPLGINDQFVVNLNSTDKHFQNENSIGDGYEYSFPIGGLLTTLSYRKSSYEQYVYGGINQYDSNGDTKTYTLALNYKLFHNESHRVSIGSSVSQYQTKNYLSESLIETASYDLSKVGAMIDYMYQTADFYTYVALNYTQGTDWFDATNPTSLNEKYSLYTIDASLVKRLDAFQYSLSGHYQHSNYQLFSTNQISIGGHYSVRGFQKEGLSGNTGYYVRNEFSYTPQSKFLEYFDPTYFIALDGGEIKKEEDTNGGKLLSDAVGLKLKQGNFDMNFYYAMPLYKKDVRVTQNFFGASANYRF, translated from the coding sequence ATGGCTTTTCGTATCCAATTTTTACTCGTACTCTTATGCCTCCTTGGGAACAAATATGCAATTTTTGCAGATTCAATCACCGATGCAATCAATCAGCGAGAGCAATTTGAAAAACAAAAAGAGGTTTTTGAAAAACTTGATAAGCGCCAAGATGAAAATATCATGCGCTACAATGTTGAAAAACCTGAACTTTTACCCAAACAAGATGAACAGTGCTTTCAAATAAAATCAATTTCAGATGAAGGCATCACCCTACTCTCACATGATGAGAAACAAGCTCTTTATGATAACTATCGTGGCAAGTGTAATTCTCTCACAGATCTATCCAATTTAGCACGCGAACTTACAGCACTATACCTTGAAAAAGGGTACATCACTTCACAAGTCTATATTAAACCTCAAAATATATCTTCGGGAGAAGTAACACTTTATGCTGTCGAAGGGAAAGTGGCACAAATCGTTCCTGATGAGCTTTACATTAACAGTGCTTTTATGGGACAAAAGGATGATTATCTCAATCTTCGCGATTTAGAAAATGCCGTTGAAACAATCAATCGCCTACCGAGTAATCATGCCAAAATGGATCTTATTCCTAGTTCTGAAGTAGGATACACCGATGTGAGCATTGAAAACAACACGACAAACCGCATCAATGGTAGCATTGGCATTAATAATTTTGGAACCAAAAAAACGGGTGATAAGCAAGGAAGCCTTGCGCTTAATGTCGACAACCCTTTAGGAATCAATGATCAATTTGTTGTCAATCTCAATAGTACAGACAAGCATTTTCAAAATGAAAATTCTATTGGTGATGGGTACGAATACTCTTTCCCAATAGGAGGTTTATTGACAACATTGAGTTATCGAAAAAGCAGTTATGAGCAGTATGTTTATGGAGGCATTAACCAATATGATTCCAATGGTGATACAAAAACCTATACCCTAGCACTCAACTACAAACTCTTCCACAATGAATCGCATCGTGTGAGCATTGGCTCTTCCGTATCACAGTATCAAACAAAAAACTATTTAAGTGAATCATTGATTGAAACGGCGAGCTATGACCTCTCTAAAGTAGGAGCGATGATAGATTATATGTATCAAACAGCAGATTTTTACACCTATGTTGCACTTAATTACACACAAGGAACGGATTGGTTTGATGCCACAAATCCAACAAGTTTGAATGAAAAATACTCTCTTTATACGATTGACGCTTCACTGGTTAAGCGCCTTGATGCCTTTCAATATTCTCTTAGCGGGCATTATCAACACTCAAATTACCAACTTTTTAGCACCAATCAAATTAGCATTGGTGGGCATTACAGCGTTCGAGGTTTTCAAAAAGAAGGGCTTAGTGGGAACACGGGTTACTACGTACGCAACGAATTTTCTTACACACCACAGAGTAAATTTTTAGAGTATTTCGATCCAACCTATTTCATAGCCCTAGATGGCGGTGAAATCAAAAAAGAAGAAGATACCAATGGCGGCAAATTACTCAGTGATGCGGTTGGGCTAAAACTAAAACAGGGCAATTTTGATATGAATTTTTACTACGCGATGCCTCTTTATAAAAAAGATGTGCGTGTCACTCAGAACTTTTTTGGCGCATCTGCCAATTATCGCTTTTAA